In a single window of the Lebetimonas sp. JH292 genome:
- a CDS encoding restriction endonuclease subunit S encodes MSIFCITLHILNLNLINKEKGLRGGVSVNSFKNIKIALPPLAEQKAIVEKWKKRY; translated from the coding sequence ATATCTATATTTTGTATAACTCTCCACATTTTAAATCTGAATTTAATAAACAAAGAGAAAGGGTTAAGAGGAGGTGTATCTGTAAATTCATTTAAAAATATTAAAATTGCCCTTCCCCCGCTTGCCGAACAAAAAGCCATAGTTGAAAAATGGAAGAAGAGATACTAA
- a CDS encoding radical SAM protein, with amino-acid sequence MNSTNKNFLPEDIKEKINNHPCYCEDAHHHYARIHAAVAPACNIQCNYCNRKYDCSNESRPGVTSERMTPEEAIKKVLYVGGEVQRLSVLGIAGPGDALANPKNTFETFRLVREKTPDLKLCLSTNGLALPDYVDELVKYGVDHVTVTINSC; translated from the coding sequence ATGAATTCAACAAACAAAAATTTTTTACCGGAAGATATAAAAGAAAAAATAAACAACCATCCGTGTTACTGTGAAGATGCACATCATCATTATGCCCGTATTCATGCGGCTGTGGCTCCTGCATGTAATATTCAGTGCAATTACTGCAACAGAAAATACGACTGTTCTAATGAAAGCCGCCCCGGTGTTACAAGTGAGAGAATGACTCCCGAAGAAGCGATAAAAAAAGTACTTTATGTGGGGGGAGAGGTTCAGCGTCTGAGTGTTTTGGGTATTGCAGGCCCGGGTGACGCCCTTGCAAATCCGAAAAACACATTTGAAACTTTCAGGCTGGTCAGGGAAAAAACGCCTGATCTTAAACTCTGCCTTTCAACAAACGGGCTGGCTCTTCCTGATTATGTGGATGAACTTGTAAAATACGGGGTTGATCATGTCACCGTTACAATAAACAGCTGTTGA
- a CDS encoding type I restriction-modification system subunit M, with product MIIFTKAFYELRDAGNKGEYYTPTRNWAKKCLTVDEEYILQLKPVAYVLGLTNLILHEMDVPDYVYKDSLKTEYNSIGRKDQVDVIADLFVILMLQLLKPKGRAVIVLPDGSITGDGVKKFIVF from the coding sequence TTGATAATATTTACGAAAGCATTTTACGAATTGCGTGATGCAGGAAACAAAGGCGAATATTACACACCAACCCGAAATTGGGCGAAAAAGTGCTTGACCGTTGATGAAGAATATATTTTGCAACTTAAACCAGTTGCTTATGTTTTGGGCTTAACCAATTTGATTTTGCACGAAATGGATGTTCCCGATTATGTATATAAAGACAGTTTAAAAACAGAATACAACAGCATTGGAAGAAAAGACCAAGTGGATGTAATTGCCGACTTGTTTGTGATTTTAATGTTACAACTATTAAAACCCAAAGGACGGGCTGTTATTGTTTTGCCCGATGGCTCAATTACCGGTGATGGTGTAAAAAAATTTATTGTTTTTTGA